In Sphingobium sp. Z007, one DNA window encodes the following:
- a CDS encoding NUDIX domain-containing protein: MTIETDAGETDISRPAATVVIVRDRQDGPPDLLMVERASTMAFAAGALVFPGGAVDEGDHALAHALDHGLEPDEAAGRIAAIRETIEESGLGIGLTGAVDAAAVLRLRDGLHDGRTMGAMLERLGLGVALDALTPFARWHPAPFERARRVFDTRFYLARAPQGQVASVDTTENVRLFWSSAADILVKADAGEVQVIFPTRRTLERLALHANHAALIADALAYPVEKVRPWREERDGETHLCIPDHLGYPVTSEPMRQVRRV, from the coding sequence ATGACAATTGAAACAGATGCCGGTGAAACGGATATAAGCCGGCCGGCGGCCACGGTCGTTATCGTGCGCGATCGGCAGGATGGCCCGCCAGATTTGCTGATGGTGGAGCGCGCATCGACCATGGCCTTTGCCGCGGGCGCGCTGGTGTTTCCCGGCGGCGCGGTAGATGAGGGCGATCATGCGCTGGCGCACGCACTCGACCATGGGCTGGAGCCGGACGAGGCGGCCGGGCGGATCGCCGCGATTCGCGAAACGATCGAGGAAAGCGGGCTGGGGATCGGCCTGACCGGCGCGGTGGACGCCGCCGCGGTGCTGCGGCTGCGCGACGGGCTGCATGACGGGCGGACGATGGGGGCCATGCTGGAGCGGCTGGGGCTGGGCGTTGCGCTGGATGCGCTGACGCCCTTCGCCCGCTGGCACCCCGCGCCTTTCGAGCGGGCACGGCGGGTGTTCGACACGCGATTCTATCTGGCGCGCGCGCCGCAAGGACAGGTGGCGAGCGTCGACACGACCGAGAATGTGCGCCTGTTCTGGAGCAGCGCGGCGGATATATTGGTGAAGGCGGATGCGGGCGAGGTGCAGGTAATTTTCCCCACGCGCCGCACGCTGGAGCGGTTGGCGCTCCATGCGAATCATGCGGCGCTGATCGCCGATGCCCTGGCCTATCCGGTGGAGAAGGTGCGACCGTGGCGGGAGGAGCGCGACGGGGAAACCCATCTCTGCATTCCGGATCATCTGGGTTATCCCGTCACGTCGGAACCGATGCGGCAGGTCCGGCGTGTTTAA
- a CDS encoding peptidylprolyl isomerase, giving the protein MRFTCALKTVAIGVALTASGLAYAQGGGGGGGEDVKKAEAAARAQDNAKSLGTDLTPKLPPATVPADPQNIWDLDLSSGGRVRIQLRPDIAPGHVERIKELTRQGFYNGLKFHRVIPGFMAQGGDPKGDGTGGSTLPDLKAEFNPMPHLRGTVSMARAQGEDSANSQFFIVLLPRMQLDKKYTVFGRVIEGIQYVDAIAQGEPPANPTVILQASIESDGKPPVTAAPPPPAPPLSIIDTPAAKKPAPKKK; this is encoded by the coding sequence ATGCGTTTCACCTGCGCGCTCAAGACCGTTGCGATCGGCGTCGCCCTTACCGCGTCCGGCCTGGCCTATGCCCAGGGTGGCGGCGGCGGCGGTGGCGAGGATGTGAAGAAGGCGGAAGCCGCCGCGCGGGCGCAGGATAACGCCAAGTCGCTGGGCACCGACCTGACGCCGAAACTGCCGCCCGCCACGGTGCCGGCCGATCCGCAGAATATCTGGGATCTGGACCTGTCGAGCGGCGGTCGCGTGCGCATCCAGCTGCGCCCCGACATCGCGCCCGGCCATGTCGAGCGGATCAAGGAATTGACGCGTCAGGGCTTTTACAACGGCCTCAAATTCCACCGCGTTATTCCTGGCTTCATGGCGCAGGGCGGCGACCCCAAGGGTGACGGGACGGGTGGTTCGACGCTGCCGGACCTGAAGGCCGAGTTCAACCCGATGCCGCATTTGCGCGGCACCGTGTCCATGGCCCGCGCCCAAGGTGAGGACAGCGCCAACAGCCAGTTCTTCATCGTGCTGCTGCCGCGGATGCAGCTCGACAAGAAATATACCGTTTTCGGCCGCGTGATCGAGGGCATTCAATATGTCGACGCGATCGCGCAGGGCGAACCGCCAGCCAACCCCACCGTGATCCTGCAGGCGTCGATCGAGAGCGACGGCAAGCCGCCCGTCACGGCCGCCCCGCCGCCGCCCGCGCCCCCCCTGTCGATCATCGACACGCCCGCGGCGAAAAAGCCTGCGCCCAAAAAGAAATAA
- a CDS encoding polyprenyl synthetase family protein has translation MDGGGGASAASLVTSRAAGVAQDIDAAFHRLLAVPDDARARLYEAMRHAAIGGGKRLRPLLVQAACDLFNISRDSALRVGLAVECIHVYSLIHDDLPAMDDDDMRRGKPTVHKAYDEAAAILAGDCLHDLAFEILADEETHPDPFVRIDLVRALAASSGPAGMAGGQMMDLEAEKTRFDLATVTRLQNLKTGALIEFCVEAAAIMARLPHEGRIGLRGYARDIGLAFQIADDLLDVEGDAALAGKALGKDAAAGKETFVSLLGVDRAREQAHMLVDQAKAHLRGAGAEADLLRAIADYIVERDR, from the coding sequence ATGGACGGGGGAGGGGGCGCTTCCGCAGCATCGCTGGTCACCAGCCGTGCGGCCGGCGTGGCGCAGGACATTGACGCGGCGTTCCACCGGCTGCTGGCGGTGCCGGATGACGCCCGCGCGCGGCTGTATGAAGCGATGCGCCATGCCGCGATCGGCGGCGGCAAGCGGCTGCGCCCGCTGCTGGTGCAGGCGGCGTGCGACCTGTTCAACATCTCCCGCGACTCGGCGCTGCGCGTCGGCCTCGCGGTCGAATGTATCCATGTCTATTCGCTGATCCACGACGACCTGCCGGCGATGGATGACGACGACATGCGCCGCGGCAAGCCGACCGTGCACAAGGCCTATGACGAGGCGGCCGCGATCCTGGCGGGCGATTGCCTGCACGACCTGGCGTTCGAGATATTGGCCGATGAGGAGACGCATCCCGATCCGTTCGTGCGGATCGACCTGGTGCGGGCATTGGCGGCGTCCAGCGGCCCGGCCGGCATGGCGGGCGGGCAGATGATGGACCTGGAGGCGGAAAAGACCCGCTTCGACCTTGCCACCGTGACGCGGCTGCAGAATCTCAAGACCGGGGCGCTGATCGAATTTTGCGTGGAGGCCGCCGCGATCATGGCGCGGCTGCCGCATGAGGGGCGCATCGGCCTGCGCGGCTACGCCCGCGACATCGGCCTCGCCTTCCAGATCGCCGACGACCTGCTGGACGTGGAGGGCGACGCGGCGCTGGCGGGCAAGGCGCTGGGCAAGGATGCGGCGGCGGGCAAGGAGACGTTCGTGTCGCTGCTGGGCGTCGATCGCGCGCGCGAACAGGCGCACATGCTGGTCGATCAGGCCAAGGCGCATCTGCGTGGGGCTGGCGCGGAGGCCGACCTGCTGCGTGCCATTGCCGACTATATCGTGGAAAGGGATCGCTAA
- the queA gene encoding tRNA preQ1(34) S-adenosylmethionine ribosyltransferase-isomerase QueA — protein MRVDLFDFDLPPENIALRPASPRDSARMLLVPGDGAMEDHIVRDLPGLLRAGDVLVFNDTKVIPAQLEGMRGEARIGATLHKRQGLRQWQAFLRNAKRVRAGDRIDFGAGVTAIAGARDEDGGVTLDFEGDEPVELLLERAGRMPLPPYIASKRPTDERDRSDYQTMFAREDGAVAAPTAALHFTPDLMAALRAAGVATETLTLHVGAGTFLPVKADDTDDHRMHAEWGRVDGATADRLNAARAAGGRLIAVGTTSLRLLESAVGEDGVIRPFADETRIFITPGYSFKAVDGLMTNFHLPKSTLFMLVSALMGTERMQAVYDHAIETGYRFYSYGDSSLLLPQRSV, from the coding sequence ATGCGTGTAGATCTGTTCGATTTCGACCTGCCGCCGGAGAATATCGCGCTGCGGCCTGCGTCGCCGCGCGATAGCGCCCGCATGTTGCTGGTGCCCGGCGATGGCGCGATGGAAGATCATATCGTGCGCGACCTGCCCGGCCTGCTGCGCGCGGGCGACGTGCTCGTGTTCAACGATACTAAGGTCATCCCGGCCCAGTTGGAAGGGATGCGTGGCGAGGCGCGGATCGGGGCGACGCTGCACAAAAGACAGGGGCTGCGCCAATGGCAGGCCTTCCTGCGCAACGCCAAGCGGGTGCGGGCGGGCGACCGGATCGATTTCGGCGCGGGCGTGACGGCGATTGCCGGCGCGCGCGACGAGGATGGCGGGGTGACGCTGGATTTCGAGGGCGACGAGCCGGTGGAGCTGCTGCTGGAACGGGCGGGGCGGATGCCGCTGCCGCCCTATATCGCCAGCAAGCGCCCGACCGATGAGCGTGATCGCAGCGATTATCAGACCATGTTCGCGCGCGAGGATGGCGCGGTCGCCGCGCCCACCGCCGCGCTGCATTTTACGCCGGACCTGATGGCGGCGCTACGCGCTGCGGGTGTCGCGACCGAAACACTGACGCTGCATGTGGGGGCCGGCACGTTCCTGCCGGTGAAGGCGGACGATACCGACGACCATCGGATGCACGCCGAGTGGGGGCGGGTCGACGGGGCGACGGCGGATCGGCTGAACGCGGCACGGGCCGCTGGCGGGCGGCTGATCGCGGTTGGAACGACGTCTCTACGTTTGCTGGAAAGCGCCGTCGGCGAGGATGGGGTAATCCGACCCTTCGCCGACGAAACCCGCATCTTCATTACGCCGGGCTATAGTTTCAAGGCGGTCGACGGGCTGATGACCAATTTTCACCTGCCCAAATCGACGCTGTTCATGCTGGTGTCGGCGCTGATGGGGACGGAGCGGATGCAAGCCGTTTACGATCATGCGATCGAGACGGGCTACCGCTTCTATTCCTATGGGGATAGCTCGCTGCTGTTGCCGCAGCGCAGCGTTTAG
- a CDS encoding IS110 family transposase translates to MSEVSIIRLDIAKHVFHAHGVDVSGHVLLRKKISRAKLLPFFAAQPRCQVVLEACGGAHHWARELLKLGHDVRLIAPAYVKPFVKRQKNDAADAEAICEAAQRPSMRFVPVKTEEQQAAAMVFRGRDLLVRQRTQISNALRGHMTEYGWIAPKGLAHLEKLAALLADPLAVPQGVRSVCMLLLDSLAMLDRQIAALDKEIVRRSREDALARRLMTIPGIGPITATAILALAPPSGTFAKGRDFAAWVGLTPRQHSTGGKQKLGSISKMGERTLRRLLIIGSSAVVLQASKRGAPKGSWLEQMMARKPRMLVTVALANKTARIVWALMMKNEDYTAPVAAAA, encoded by the coding sequence ATGTCAGAAGTTAGCATAATCAGGTTGGATATCGCCAAGCATGTTTTTCATGCGCACGGTGTAGATGTGTCGGGCCATGTGCTTCTTCGCAAGAAGATCAGCCGAGCGAAGCTGTTGCCGTTTTTCGCAGCACAGCCGCGTTGCCAGGTAGTTCTGGAAGCATGCGGCGGCGCGCATCACTGGGCGCGCGAGTTGCTCAAGCTGGGCCATGATGTGCGGTTGATTGCGCCGGCCTATGTGAAGCCGTTCGTGAAGCGTCAGAAGAACGATGCGGCCGATGCCGAGGCGATCTGCGAGGCGGCCCAGCGACCAAGCATGCGGTTCGTGCCGGTGAAGACAGAGGAGCAGCAGGCGGCGGCAATGGTGTTCCGGGGCCGTGACCTGTTGGTGCGGCAGCGGACCCAGATCAGCAATGCCCTGCGCGGCCATATGACCGAGTATGGCTGGATCGCGCCCAAGGGGCTGGCCCATCTGGAAAAGCTTGCCGCGCTGCTCGCCGATCCATTGGCTGTTCCCCAGGGCGTGCGATCGGTCTGCATGCTTCTGCTCGACAGCCTGGCGATGCTCGACCGGCAGATCGCCGCACTCGACAAGGAGATTGTGCGCCGTTCGCGCGAAGATGCTCTCGCACGCCGGCTCATGACGATCCCGGGCATCGGTCCGATCACGGCAACTGCCATCCTGGCGCTTGCGCCGCCGTCGGGCACCTTCGCCAAGGGACGTGACTTTGCCGCATGGGTCGGCCTCACGCCGCGGCAGCACTCGACGGGCGGCAAGCAGAAGCTGGGTTCGATCTCAAAGATGGGCGAGCGAACGCTCAGGCGGTTGCTGATCATCGGCAGCAGCGCCGTGGTGTTGCAGGCGAGCAAGCGGGGCGCGCCCAAGGGATCATGGCTGGAGCAGATGATGGCGCGCAAGCCACGCATGCTCGTAACAGTGGCGCTCGCTAACAAGACAGCGCGCATCGTCTGGGCGCTCATGATGAAGAATGAGGATTACACTGCTCCGGTCGCAGCGGCGGCGTAA
- a CDS encoding extensin family protein: MRRLHLTLRRLLWLAASLAVILLAYAWLRQRPQDLPWTDLDLAQPIGLFTGRKLAALTGDAAQCRALLDQAGVDHVAVEPGGADQCRYADAVRLRADKDAIALAPAAVAPSCPVVAALKLWEWQVVQPAAQRIYGAPVRSIRHFGSYSCRRIYGRSQGDYSEHATADAIDVAAFVLKDGRQVSVLNDWKGTGKDAEFLRAVRDGACGLFSTVLSPDYNAAHHDHFHLDQAERGAMGGRACR, encoded by the coding sequence ATGCGACGACTTCATCTGACCCTGCGCCGACTGCTCTGGCTGGCTGCCTCGCTGGCCGTGATCCTGCTGGCTTATGCCTGGTTGCGGCAAAGGCCGCAGGATCTGCCCTGGACTGACCTGGACCTGGCGCAGCCGATCGGCCTGTTCACCGGGCGCAAGCTGGCGGCGCTGACCGGCGATGCGGCGCAATGCCGGGCGCTGCTCGACCAAGCCGGGGTGGACCATGTCGCGGTGGAGCCGGGCGGGGCGGACCAGTGCCGCTATGCCGACGCGGTGCGGTTGCGGGCCGACAAGGATGCGATCGCGCTGGCGCCGGCGGCGGTCGCGCCATCCTGCCCGGTGGTGGCCGCGCTCAAGCTGTGGGAATGGCAGGTGGTGCAACCGGCGGCGCAGCGCATTTACGGCGCGCCGGTGCGCAGCATCCGCCATTTCGGCAGCTATAGTTGTCGGCGCATCTATGGCCGAAGCCAGGGCGATTATAGCGAGCATGCCACCGCCGATGCGATCGACGTGGCGGCCTTCGTATTGAAGGACGGGCGGCAGGTCAGCGTGCTGAACGACTGGAAGGGCACGGGGAAAGACGCCGAGTTTCTACGCGCGGTGCGGGATGGGGCGTGCGGGCTGTTTTCGACCGTGCTGTCACCCGACTATAATGCCGCGCATCACGACCATTTCCATCTGGATCAGGCGGAGCGCGGCGCGATGGGCGGGCGAGCGTGTCGCTGA
- the purL gene encoding phosphoribosylformylglycinamidine synthase subunit PurL has protein sequence MSSTAPQVAQAITPEVVAEHGLSPEEYDRVLSALGREPNLTELGIFSVMWSEHCSYKSSKIHLMKLPTTGPQVICGPGENAGVVDIGDGQAAIFKMESHNHPSYIEPYQGAATGVGGILRDVFTMGARPIANMNALRFGRPDHPKMRHLISGVVRGIGGYGNCVGVPTVGGEVNFHPAYDGNILVNAMTVGVADTDKIFYSAASGVGNSIVYVGSKTGRDGIHGATMASADFGDDADAKRPTVQVGDPFTEKLLIEACLELMASDAIVAIQDMGAAGLTSSSVEMASKGGVGIQLNMDDVPQRETGMTTYEMMLSESQERMLMVLKPGREDFAEAIFKKWELDFAVIGHVTDTGRMVLIHKGDTVCDIPLAPLADDAPLYDRPSMPKDDYKIWSQVEPLGDIAESTDIGADLVKLMGSPDIASRRWIWEQYDHMVGADTVQRPGGDAAVVRVHGSNKGIAISTDCTPRYCYADPYEGGKQAIAECYRNLSAVGATPLAVTNCLNFANPQRPEIMAQLTGCLEGMGDACRALDFPIVSGNVSLYNESKATGGGSAILPTPAIGGIGLLADVDIMATVAFKNEGDAIWLIGGEGAHLGQSIWLREIAGREAGDAPKVDLAAERARADTVRALVANGTVNAVHDIGDGGLLVTIAEMALAGKIGATLDIALTTAAAFGEDQGRYVVTAAAGVDIPGALKIGMTGGDSVVGVPLGTLRAAHEGFFPALMDSEL, from the coding sequence ATGTCCAGCACCGCCCCCCAAGTAGCCCAGGCTATCACCCCGGAAGTCGTCGCCGAACATGGCCTCAGCCCGGAAGAATATGACCGCGTCCTGAGCGCCCTCGGCCGCGAACCGAACCTTACGGAACTCGGCATATTCTCGGTCATGTGGTCGGAACATTGCAGCTACAAAAGCTCCAAGATCCATCTGATGAAGCTGCCGACCACCGGCCCGCAGGTCATTTGCGGCCCCGGCGAAAACGCCGGCGTGGTCGACATTGGTGATGGGCAGGCGGCGATCTTCAAGATGGAGAGCCACAACCACCCCAGCTATATCGAACCCTATCAGGGCGCCGCGACGGGCGTTGGCGGCATCCTGCGCGACGTCTTCACCATGGGCGCGCGCCCGATCGCGAACATGAACGCGCTGCGCTTCGGCCGGCCCGACCATCCCAAGATGCGCCACCTCATCAGCGGCGTGGTGCGCGGCATCGGCGGCTATGGCAATTGCGTCGGCGTCCCGACTGTCGGTGGAGAGGTGAATTTCCACCCGGCCTATGACGGCAATATCCTGGTCAATGCGATGACCGTGGGCGTCGCCGACACCGACAAGATTTTCTACAGCGCCGCGTCAGGCGTGGGGAACAGCATCGTCTATGTCGGATCCAAGACCGGCCGCGACGGCATCCATGGCGCGACTATGGCGAGCGCGGACTTCGGCGACGACGCCGACGCCAAGCGCCCCACCGTGCAGGTCGGCGACCCCTTCACCGAAAAGCTGCTGATCGAAGCCTGCCTGGAACTCATGGCGTCCGACGCGATCGTCGCGATCCAGGATATGGGCGCGGCCGGCCTGACCTCCTCCAGCGTCGAAATGGCGTCGAAGGGCGGCGTCGGCATCCAGCTCAACATGGACGACGTCCCGCAGCGCGAAACGGGCATGACCACCTATGAAATGATGCTCTCCGAATCGCAGGAGCGCATGTTGATGGTCTTGAAGCCCGGCCGCGAAGATTTCGCCGAAGCTATCTTCAAGAAGTGGGAACTCGACTTCGCGGTCATCGGCCATGTCACCGACACCGGCCGCATGGTGCTGATCCACAAGGGCGATACGGTGTGCGACATCCCGCTCGCCCCGCTGGCCGACGACGCGCCACTTTACGATCGTCCCTCCATGCCGAAGGACGACTATAAAATCTGGTCGCAGGTCGAACCGCTCGGCGACATCGCGGAAAGCACCGACATCGGCGCGGACCTCGTCAAACTGATGGGATCACCCGACATCGCCAGCCGCCGCTGGATCTGGGAACAATATGACCATATGGTCGGTGCCGACACGGTGCAGCGCCCCGGCGGCGACGCCGCGGTCGTGCGCGTCCACGGATCGAACAAGGGCATCGCGATCAGCACCGATTGCACCCCGCGCTATTGCTATGCCGACCCTTATGAAGGCGGCAAGCAGGCGATCGCCGAATGTTATCGCAACCTGTCCGCCGTCGGCGCGACCCCGCTGGCGGTCACCAACTGCCTCAACTTCGCCAACCCGCAGCGCCCTGAAATCATGGCGCAGCTGACCGGCTGCCTGGAGGGCATGGGCGACGCCTGCCGCGCGCTCGACTTCCCGATCGTGAGCGGCAACGTCTCGCTCTATAATGAAAGCAAGGCCACCGGCGGCGGCTCGGCGATCCTGCCGACCCCGGCGATCGGCGGCATCGGCCTGCTCGCCGACGTCGATATAATGGCGACCGTGGCGTTCAAGAATGAAGGCGACGCCATCTGGCTGATCGGCGGCGAAGGCGCGCATCTGGGCCAGTCGATTTGGCTGCGCGAAATCGCCGGCCGCGAAGCGGGCGACGCGCCCAAGGTCGATCTGGCCGCCGAACGCGCCCGCGCCGACACCGTGCGCGCGCTGGTCGCCAACGGCACCGTCAATGCCGTGCACGACATCGGCGATGGCGGGCTGCTCGTCACGATCGCGGAAATGGCGCTGGCCGGCAAGATCGGCGCGACGCTCGACATCGCGCTGACTACCGCTGCCGCCTTTGGCGAAGATCAGGGCCGCTACGTCGTCACCGCCGCAGCGGGTGTCGACATCCCCGGCGCGTTAAAGATCGGCATGACCGGCGGCGATAGCGTTGTCGGTGTCCCTCTCGGCACCCTGCGCGCCGCCCATGAAGGCTTCTTCCCGGCCCTGATGGACAGCGAACTCTAG
- the coaD gene encoding pantetheine-phosphate adenylyltransferase, whose product MSKQRIGVYPGTFDPITLGHMDIIRRGAKLVDKLVIGVTTNIAKSPMFSDEERLEMVRRECAGIDTDIVVTGFNSLLMDFAESQNASMIVRGLRAVADFEYEYQMAGMNQQINGRIETVFLMADVSLQPIASRLVKEIALYGGPIHKFVSPAVRDEVAARVEKIGRKGGI is encoded by the coding sequence ATGAGCAAGCAGCGTATCGGCGTCTATCCGGGCACGTTCGACCCGATCACGCTCGGCCATATGGACATCATCCGGCGCGGCGCGAAGCTGGTCGACAAGCTGGTGATCGGCGTGACCACCAACATCGCCAAGTCGCCCATGTTCTCCGACGAGGAGCGGCTGGAGATGGTGCGGCGCGAATGTGCGGGGATCGACACCGACATCGTCGTCACCGGCTTCAATTCGCTGCTGATGGATTTTGCCGAATCGCAGAACGCCAGCATGATCGTCCGGGGGCTGCGCGCGGTCGCCGACTTCGAATATGAATATCAGATGGCGGGCATGAACCAGCAGATCAACGGCCGGATCGAAACCGTCTTCCTGATGGCGGACGTGTCGCTGCAGCCGATCGCATCGCGCCTGGTCAAGGAAATCGCGCTCTATGGCGGGCCGATCCATAAATTCGTCAGCCCGGCGGTGCGTGACGAAGTGGCCGCGCGGGTCGAAAAGATCGGGCGCAAGGGCGGGATTTAA
- a CDS encoding exodeoxyribonuclease VII small subunit, whose product MAEELSTPDTATLSFEDALRALEMIVRRLESGDVPLDESISLYAQGEELRKRCAERLQAAEARIAKLTVDANGAVTGSQLFGAD is encoded by the coding sequence ATGGCTGAGGAACTTTCCACCCCCGATACCGCAACCCTGTCTTTCGAGGATGCGTTGCGCGCGCTCGAAATGATCGTCCGACGACTGGAAAGCGGCGACGTGCCGCTGGACGAGTCGATCTCGCTCTATGCGCAGGGCGAAGAGCTGCGCAAGCGGTGCGCCGAGCGGTTGCAGGCGGCCGAAGCGCGGATCGCCAAGCTGACGGTCGATGCCAACGGCGCTGTGACCGGCAGCCAGCTCTTTGGCGCGGACTGA
- the trpE gene encoding anthranilate synthase component I: MTAIGGAADGVATARAALLRGESALVWRRQIADTDTPISAALKLFEPDRGDYLLESVEGGAVRGRHSLIGLAPDLVFRANGQAAEINRQWATDRDAFVPESAGSLDALRALVAECRAAMDPALPAALACLVGYFGYETVGLVEKLPRPAANPIGVPDMLFVRPTVILVFDRLADALYLVAPVWKGSFADADAAIEAALERIDATAARLAAPLPAVPAPAEIADVAVTPVLEPGRYAQMVDKAKDYIVAGDIFQVVLAQRFTSPFTLPPIALYRALRRINPSPFLYYLDLPGFALIGSSPEILVRARDGEVTIRPIAGTRPRGKNAVEDAANRESLLADPKERAEHLMLLDLGRNDVGRVATAGSVTVTDSYTVEFYSHVMHIVSNVVGHLSPDKDAIDALFAGFPAGTVSGAPKVRACEIIAELEPETRGAYAGGVGYFGPDGNMDSCIVLRTAVLKDGVMHVQAGAGIVADSTAEYEQRECEAKSGALLAAAREAVTLARESGFGQ; encoded by the coding sequence ATGACGGCGATCGGCGGGGCGGCAGACGGCGTCGCAACGGCGCGCGCGGCGCTGCTGCGCGGCGAATCGGCGCTCGTATGGCGGCGGCAGATCGCCGACACCGACACGCCGATCTCCGCCGCGCTCAAGCTGTTCGAACCCGATCGCGGCGATTATCTGCTCGAATCGGTGGAGGGCGGCGCGGTGCGCGGCCGCCACAGCCTAATCGGCCTGGCCCCCGACCTCGTCTTTCGCGCCAACGGCCAGGCGGCCGAGATCAACCGCCAATGGGCGACAGATCGCGATGCCTTCGTCCCGGAAAGCGCCGGTTCGCTAGACGCGCTGCGGGCGCTGGTGGCCGAATGTCGCGCCGCGATGGACCCGGCCCTGCCCGCCGCGCTCGCCTGCCTCGTCGGCTATTTCGGCTATGAGACGGTCGGGCTGGTCGAAAAACTGCCCCGCCCCGCCGCCAACCCGATCGGCGTGCCCGACATGCTGTTCGTGCGGCCGACCGTGATTCTCGTGTTCGATCGCCTGGCCGACGCGCTCTATCTGGTCGCGCCGGTGTGGAAGGGCAGCTTTGCCGATGCCGATGCAGCGATCGAAGCGGCGTTGGAGCGGATCGACGCCACCGCCGCCCGCCTCGCCGCGCCCCTGCCCGCCGTGCCCGCACCGGCGGAAATCGCCGATGTCGCGGTGACGCCGGTGCTGGAGCCGGGCCGCTATGCGCAGATGGTCGACAAGGCGAAGGACTATATCGTCGCGGGCGATATCTTCCAGGTGGTGCTGGCGCAGCGTTTCACCAGTCCCTTCACCCTGCCGCCGATCGCCCTTTATCGCGCGCTGCGGCGAATCAATCCGTCACCCTTCCTCTATTATCTCGACCTGCCAGGCTTTGCGCTGATCGGCTCCAGCCCGGAAATCCTGGTCCGCGCGCGCGACGGCGAAGTCACGATCCGCCCGATCGCCGGCACCCGCCCGCGCGGCAAGAACGCCGTGGAGGACGCCGCCAATCGCGAAAGCCTGCTCGCCGACCCCAAGGAGCGGGCCGAACATCTGATGCTGCTGGACCTGGGCCGCAACGATGTCGGCCGCGTGGCGACCGCCGGCAGCGTCACCGTAACCGACAGCTACACCGTCGAATTTTACAGCCATGTGATGCACATCGTGTCCAACGTCGTGGGCCACCTGTCCCCGGACAAGGACGCGATCGACGCCCTGTTCGCGGGCTTCCCGGCGGGCACCGTATCGGGCGCGCCCAAGGTCCGCGCCTGCGAGATCATCGCCGAACTGGAGCCGGAAACGCGCGGCGCCTATGCCGGCGGCGTTGGCTATTTCGGGCCGGACGGCAATATGGACAGTTGTATCGTGCTGCGCACTGCGGTGCTCAAGGACGGCGTCATGCATGTCCAGGCGGGCGCGGGCATCGTCGCCGATTCGACCGCCGAATATGAACAGCGCGAATGTGAAGCCAAAAGCGGCGCGCTGCTGGCCGCCGCGCGCGAAGCGGTGACGCTGGCGCGGGAATCCGGTTTCGGGCAGTAA
- a CDS encoding DMT family protein — MPTILLLIVSNLFMTVAWYWHLKGGMDKPILLVIMISWGIAFFEYCLAVPANRIGFANGWSAGQLKVAQEAIALVIFGGFMVTVLGEPLHWRHFAAFACIMGAVAFLFVGRN; from the coding sequence ATGCCCACTATCCTGCTGCTGATCGTCTCCAACCTGTTCATGACCGTGGCCTGGTACTGGCATCTCAAGGGCGGGATGGACAAGCCGATCCTGCTGGTGATCATGATCAGTTGGGGCATCGCCTTCTTCGAATATTGCCTGGCCGTGCCCGCCAACCGCATCGGCTTCGCCAACGGCTGGAGCGCGGGCCAGCTCAAGGTCGCGCAGGAAGCGATCGCCCTCGTCATCTTCGGCGGCTTCATGGTGACGGTGCTGGGCGAACCACTACACTGGCGCCATTTCGCCGCCTTCGCCTGCATCATGGGCGCGGTGGCGTTCCTGTTTGTGGGGCGGAATTGA